One genomic region from Nocardia vinacea encodes:
- a CDS encoding FAD-dependent oxidoreductase, with product MNVETPDDVGAFPRLSDAQVATLAVGGARRAVRAGETLVRAGAPSDEFFVILSGTVAIVDDDAGERRVLRIHGPGRFLGELGLLEGQVAFYTAEMIEDGEVLVVPVQRIRALVEHDPVLSDLILRAYLIRRCRLLGIVSGFRIIGSCYSPDTRRLREFAMRNRLPHTWIDLERDSRAEQLLRDLGVAPEDTPVVIWRGERVLRNPTNAELGRLIGLPVPDTLREVCDLIVVGAGPAGLAASVYGASDGLDTSMLEAIAAGGQAGTSSRIENYLGFPAGISGTELAERAVIQAGKFGARLLVSAEVVGLEAEDGHHLLRLAGGGALLGRTVVLATGARYRRLAVTGIERFEGTGVYYAATHQEASMCGVNPVAIVGGGNSAGQATVFLAGHVEHVHLLIRDGDLGKSMSRYLVEQIEQHPSVTVHRDTEVREVAGVSELEAIVVENNRTGEREKLAVGALFVFIGAVPCTVWLADTVALDAHGFVRTGPDAVYPAEDQRDSGRRPLPLETSRPGVFAVGDVRSGSVKRVASAVGEGAMAVRHIHEYFERS from the coding sequence ATGAACGTCGAAACCCCGGACGATGTCGGCGCGTTTCCGCGATTGTCGGACGCGCAGGTGGCGACGCTCGCCGTCGGCGGCGCCCGGCGAGCGGTGCGCGCCGGTGAGACGTTGGTTCGCGCCGGCGCGCCGAGCGACGAGTTCTTCGTGATCCTGTCCGGCACCGTCGCGATCGTCGACGACGACGCGGGGGAACGCCGGGTGCTGCGCATCCACGGGCCCGGCCGATTCCTCGGCGAGCTGGGCCTGCTGGAAGGTCAGGTCGCGTTCTACACCGCGGAGATGATCGAAGACGGCGAGGTGCTGGTCGTCCCGGTCCAGCGGATACGCGCGCTGGTCGAACACGATCCGGTGCTCAGCGACCTCATTCTGCGCGCGTATCTGATCCGCCGCTGCCGGCTGCTCGGTATCGTCTCCGGATTCCGAATCATCGGTTCCTGCTACTCGCCCGACACCCGGCGGCTACGCGAGTTCGCGATGCGAAACCGATTGCCGCACACCTGGATCGACCTCGAGCGCGACAGTCGAGCCGAACAACTCCTGCGTGATCTCGGGGTCGCACCCGAGGACACTCCGGTCGTCATCTGGCGTGGCGAGCGGGTGCTGCGCAATCCGACGAATGCCGAATTGGGGCGCCTCATCGGCCTACCGGTTCCGGACACGCTGCGCGAGGTGTGCGACCTCATCGTGGTGGGTGCTGGCCCGGCCGGCCTGGCCGCCTCGGTGTACGGCGCCTCGGACGGGCTCGACACCTCGATGCTGGAGGCGATTGCGGCGGGTGGGCAGGCGGGCACCTCTTCGCGCATCGAGAACTACCTGGGCTTTCCCGCGGGCATCTCCGGCACCGAGCTGGCCGAGCGAGCGGTCATCCAGGCCGGAAAGTTCGGTGCTCGATTGCTGGTGTCCGCGGAGGTAGTCGGGCTGGAAGCCGAGGATGGACACCATCTGCTGCGGCTGGCCGGTGGCGGCGCGCTGCTCGGCCGCACCGTCGTCCTGGCCACCGGCGCCCGCTATCGCAGACTCGCCGTGACCGGAATCGAGCGCTTCGAAGGCACCGGCGTGTACTACGCCGCGACCCATCAGGAGGCGTCGATGTGCGGTGTGAACCCGGTGGCGATCGTCGGCGGCGGTAACTCCGCAGGGCAGGCAACGGTGTTTCTCGCCGGTCACGTCGAGCACGTGCACCTGCTCATCCGGGATGGCGATCTCGGCAAGAGTATGTCCCGGTATCTGGTCGAGCAGATCGAGCAGCACCCGAGTGTAACGGTGCACCGCGACACCGAGGTGCGCGAGGTAGCCGGTGTCAGCGAACTCGAAGCAATCGTGGTCGAGAACAATCGCACCGGGGAGAGGGAGAAGCTCGCGGTGGGCGCCCTGTTCGTTTTCATCGGGGCCGTACCGTGCACCGTCTGGTTGGCGGACACCGTCGCGCTAGACGCGCACGGCTTCGTCCGGACCGGCCCGGACGCGGTGTACCCAGCCGAGGATCAGCGCGATTCCGGCCGTCGACCGCTACCGCTCGAAACAAGCAGGCCCGGCGTCTTCGCGGTGGGCGATGTCCGTAGTGGCTCGGTCAAACGAGTCGCGTCCGCCGTCGGTGAAGGCGCGATGGCGGTGCGCCATATTCACGAGTACTTCGAGAGGAGCTGA
- a CDS encoding DUF1931 family protein, which produces MGVVKFQRFFRAAAGLQVDRNDLKRYTEFIDDKIYDLFVVAKASAKANSRDVIESWDLPITAGLQQSIHRFEKLDEEVELQPLLDQLAARPPLDLALSDDTERRLPLIAGGLSVALAQTFVAIAPKVKNPGTAEWSVVFEIFHLLL; this is translated from the coding sequence ATGGGCGTTGTTAAATTTCAGCGTTTCTTCCGTGCCGCGGCGGGGCTGCAGGTGGACCGCAATGATCTCAAGCGCTACACCGAATTCATCGACGACAAGATCTATGACCTGTTCGTCGTTGCCAAGGCGTCGGCGAAGGCGAACTCGCGCGATGTGATCGAATCGTGGGACCTGCCGATCACCGCGGGACTGCAGCAGAGCATCCATCGGTTCGAGAAGCTGGATGAGGAGGTCGAGCTGCAACCGCTGCTCGACCAACTCGCCGCGCGCCCGCCGCTCGACCTCGCCCTCTCGGACGACACCGAGCGTCGGCTGCCGCTGATTGCCGGTGGTCTGAGCGTGGCGCTCGCGCAGACGTTCGTCGCCATCGCACCGAAGGTCAAGAATCCGGGAACCGCCGAATGGTCCGTGGTATTCGAGATATTTCATCTGCTGCTTTGA
- a CDS encoding helix-turn-helix domain-containing protein — protein MNQQLLSYPIADGPARAQLASLHGLCALSAALSSKHEEVEILRMAGAAVPSLGSCRTRASYHRVDGEFVPYPQTRPAQPGLDAQVSDQGGEGSVNLADEKWGWAFVLRSSSGAVGSLIVGSDRAPRPDEIFLLEVLAQLTGAALANATTHERASAHAIELTQINERLAATVRRLERQTRVHEVLAGAAAYGQGEQGIADALAQLTDLPVAVEDPFGNLRAWSGPGRPEPYPKAAPEQRDQLLHRLATHNAPLRVQDRVIMLVKPRTEVLGTLALIDPDHRVVEAQLFALVYGSTMLALELAHQRNLAEIELRLRRELVDDLASGTDNDSAYARAEALGHDLRGPHYVVLVHSAGRADDTIAEAASHAASALSLQYILGRHGGTVVLITDRRPDPGAFHHAIRERVDATPITIGISGRCEQPSDFARSFADALRAVHIRLRSRIPDGATAFEELGFYRLVDAAHADGQVDGFMREWLGALLDYDATRNSDLVYTLAQYLECGGNYNDSAAVLHIHRSTLRYRLGRIRELTGFDLRDVNIRFNLQAATRAWQFLSAVPDP, from the coding sequence ATGAATCAGCAATTGTTGAGTTATCCAATCGCCGACGGCCCGGCGCGCGCACAACTGGCGTCGCTGCACGGGCTGTGCGCGCTGTCGGCGGCGCTGTCGAGCAAGCACGAAGAAGTCGAAATACTTCGAATGGCCGGTGCGGCTGTCCCGTCCCTCGGCTCGTGTCGCACGCGGGCGAGCTATCACCGGGTGGACGGCGAATTCGTGCCGTACCCGCAGACGCGACCCGCACAGCCCGGCCTGGACGCGCAGGTCAGTGACCAGGGCGGCGAGGGCAGCGTGAACCTGGCCGACGAGAAGTGGGGGTGGGCGTTCGTCCTGCGAAGTTCGTCCGGAGCGGTTGGTTCACTCATTGTCGGTTCCGACCGCGCACCGCGGCCAGACGAGATATTCCTGCTGGAAGTGCTGGCGCAGCTCACCGGTGCGGCGCTGGCCAATGCGACCACGCACGAACGTGCTTCCGCCCACGCGATCGAGCTCACCCAGATCAACGAGCGCTTGGCCGCCACGGTGCGACGCCTCGAACGGCAGACGCGGGTGCACGAGGTGCTCGCCGGAGCCGCCGCGTACGGACAGGGCGAACAGGGTATCGCCGACGCCCTCGCTCAGCTGACCGATTTGCCCGTCGCGGTCGAGGACCCCTTCGGCAATCTGCGGGCCTGGTCTGGACCCGGCCGACCGGAACCCTATCCCAAAGCCGCACCGGAGCAGCGTGATCAACTGCTGCATCGTCTCGCGACCCACAATGCGCCGCTGCGGGTCCAAGATCGGGTGATCATGCTGGTGAAACCACGTACCGAGGTCCTCGGCACGCTCGCACTGATCGACCCGGACCATCGCGTGGTCGAGGCTCAGCTGTTCGCACTGGTGTACGGCAGCACCATGCTCGCCCTCGAACTCGCACATCAACGCAATCTCGCCGAGATCGAACTGCGGCTACGTCGCGAGCTCGTCGACGATCTCGCCTCCGGCACCGACAATGACAGCGCCTACGCCCGCGCAGAAGCATTGGGACACGACCTGCGCGGACCGCACTACGTCGTCCTGGTGCACAGCGCGGGCCGCGCCGACGATACGATCGCAGAGGCCGCGAGCCACGCCGCGTCGGCCCTGAGTCTGCAATACATCCTGGGCCGCCACGGCGGCACGGTCGTGCTGATCACCGACCGCAGACCGGATCCGGGCGCCTTCCACCACGCAATCCGCGAACGCGTCGACGCGACGCCGATAACCATCGGGATCAGCGGCCGGTGCGAGCAGCCGAGCGATTTCGCGCGATCGTTCGCCGACGCACTCCGTGCCGTCCATATCCGGCTGCGGTCGCGGATACCGGATGGCGCGACGGCATTCGAAGAACTCGGCTTCTATCGTCTGGTCGACGCGGCGCACGCCGACGGTCAGGTCGACGGCTTCATGCGCGAATGGCTCGGTGCCCTCCTGGATTACGACGCCACCCGGAACTCGGACCTCGTGTACACCCTGGCCCAGTATCTCGAATGCGGCGGCAACTATAACGATTCCGCCGCCGTGTTACACATCCATCGCAGCACCCTGCGCTATCGCCTCGGCCGCATCCGCGAACTCACCGGCTTCGACTTACGTGATGTGAATATCCGATTCAATCTCCAAGCAGCAACGCGCGCGTGGCAATTCCTGTCCGCCGTCCCTGATCCGTGA